The Chitinophaga niabensis genomic interval TAGTTCGCATCTTATTTCATGATTGTGGAAACTTGCCTATTCAATTATAAATTTCCTGTTTTTAGGCAAGATTAACTAGTTTCATTTTCCCTATTCCTTATACTTTTTTGACCTAAAAATGTGCATTTGCCGCATTAGCAGGGGATTGTGTACAATTCACACAGTGCTGGGGCAAATAAAAAGCCCGTTGTGCATGAATAGCACAACGGGCTTTTTATTTTCAGGCAAGATTATTTTATTTCTTTGATCTTAATGTTTTTCCAGCGCACTTTGATGCCGCCGCCGGAGTGGATCTGTAAAGCAACCTGGCCTTCTTTGGCACCGATCTTTTCATCATCGAGTGTGATCATTTCCACACCATTAAGGTAAGTGGTTACGTTGTTGCCTTTCACCACCACCTTCATGGTATTCCATTCACCCATTTTCAGGTTCTTATCCTTTTCTGCTGCGGGTTTGATCAACCAGCCACGGCCATAGGATTCATAGATACCGCCGGTATTGGAACCGGGAGGTGCTACTTCAGCCTGCCAGCCGGATATTTTGGTGCCTTCCAGTGAAGAGTGGAAGAATACGCCGCTATTACCATTGGCTTCCTGTTTAAAATCAACGGTAAGTTCAAAATCCTTGAAAGTTTTATCTGTGGCGAGGTAACCGTATTCTTTATCTGGACCGCTTTCGCAGATCAGTTCACCTTTTTCAACATACCATTTTTCTGTTCCGTGGATCTTCCATCCATCGAGGTTTTTACCATTGAACAGTTTTTGCTGCTTTTGTGCAAAGGCGGTGCTGACAGATAATAAGGTCAGCACAGCGAGTGTCAAGATTCTTCTTTTCATACAACTGTAGCGTTTTTTAATGGCTTGTAAGATAAATAAAAACGCCGCAATTTTTTGGTTGCGGCGTTTGAAAATATGTATAACGAAATAATTATCTCGCAACGTTCACGGCCCTGCGTTCACGGATCACCGTTACTTTGATCTGGCCGGGATATTGCATTTCGTTTTGGATCTTATTGGCAATTTCAAAACTGAGGCGGTCTGCATCACCATCCGTTACTTTTTCGCTTTCCACGATCACGCGCAGTTCGCGGCCTGCCTGGATAGCGTATGCTTTTTCAACACCATCGTATGCCATGGCCAGGTTCTCGAGGTCTTTGATACGTTGCAGGTAACTCTGCATGATCTCACGACGGGCACCAGGGCGTGCGCCACTGATAGCATCACAAGCCTGAACGATAGGAGAGATCACATAGGCCATTTCCATTTCATCGTGGTGTGCGCCGATAGCGTTCACGATGGCAGGATGTTCACCATATTTCTCTGCAAGCTTGGCACCTAATAATGCATGGCTCAGTTCAGTTTCTTCATCAGGCACTTTACCAATGTCGTGCAGGAGACCTGCGCGTTTGGCCAGTTTGGGGTTCAGCCCCAGCTCTGCTGCCATCACGGCGCAAAGGTTGGCGGTTTCTTTGGAGTGCATCAGCAGGTTCTGACCATAAGAAGAACGGAAGCGCATTTTACCTACCATGCGTACGAGTTCTTTATGTAAACCATGGATGCCGAGTTCTATTACCGTACGTTCACCGATCTCCATTACCTGTTCTTCCAGCTGACGTTTGGTCTTTTCCACTACTTCCTCAATGCGGGCAGGGTGGATACGGCCATCCTGAACGAGCCGTTGCAGGCTGAGGCGTGCAATTTCACGGCGGAGTGGGTCGAAGGAAGACAGTACGATAGCTTCAGGGGTATCGTCTACAATGAGGTCAACTCCGGTAGCAGCTTCGATGGCACGGATGTTACGGCCTTCCCTTCCAATGATCTGGCCTTTTATTTCATCACTTTCCAGGTTGAATACGGTAATGG includes:
- a CDS encoding 3-keto-disaccharide hydrolase encodes the protein MKRRILTLAVLTLLSVSTAFAQKQQKLFNGKNLDGWKIHGTEKWYVEKGELICESGPDKEYGYLATDKTFKDFELTVDFKQEANGNSGVFFHSSLEGTKISGWQAEVAPPGSNTGGIYESYGRGWLIKPAAEKDKNLKMGEWNTMKVVVKGNNVTTYLNGVEMITLDDEKIGAKEGQVALQIHSGGGIKVRWKNIKIKEIK
- the rny gene encoding ribonuclease Y, whose translation is METIAIIVGAAALVIGILLGKVIFAKNTQKKVQEAEEQARRIISEGQLTAENLKKDKLLEAKEKYLQMKSEHDKEAMQRTQKIAESENRIKQKEQSLNLKNEQITKQVAENEVIKENLGRQIELVNIKRSELEKHQEEHIRRLEKVAALTAEEAKHQLVESLKEEARSQALSHIQEIIEDAKTKANKEAKKIIIQSIQRTAAEQTIENAITVFNLESDEIKGQIIGREGRNIRAIEAATGVDLIVDDTPEAIVLSSFDPLRREIARLSLQRLVQDGRIHPARIEEVVEKTKRQLEEQVMEIGERTVIELGIHGLHKELVRMVGKMRFRSSYGQNLLMHSKETANLCAVMAAELGLNPKLAKRAGLLHDIGKVPDEETELSHALLGAKLAEKYGEHPAIVNAIGAHHDEMEMAYVISPIVQACDAISGARPGARREIMQSYLQRIKDLENLAMAYDGVEKAYAIQAGRELRVIVESEKVTDGDADRLSFEIANKIQNEMQYPGQIKVTVIRERRAVNVAR